Genomic DNA from Catellatospora sp. TT07R-123:
CCGCGCTCACCGTCACCCCCGCCCGGCTGCCCGACCTGCTGCTGCACGTCGCGGTGGTCCGGCCCGTGTTCGTCTGGGGCGCCCCCGGCATCGGCAAGAGCTCCCTGGTCCGCGCCTTCGCCGAATCCCTCGGGCTGCCCTGCGTCACCCTCGTCGGGACCCAGCTCGCCGCCGAGGACCTGATCGGCGTGCCCGAGCTGCGCGACGGCCGCAGCCGCTTCGCGCCGCCGGAGTCGATCGCGCGCACCGAGCCCTACTGCCTGTTCCTGGACGAGCTGAACGCGTCCAGCCCCGAGGTGCAGAAGGCCTTCTACTCGCTGATCCTGGACCGCCGCATCGGCTCGTACGAGCTGCCGGCCGGTTCGATCGTGATCGGAGCGGGTAACCGCGCCACCGACAACGCCCTCGCCCGGCCGATGGCGTCGGCCCTGGTCAACCGCCTGATCCACGTGCACCTGCGGGCCTCGGCGACCGACTGGCTGGCCTGGGCCGCCGAATCCGCCATCCACCCGTGGGTGCTGGACTACCTGACCCAGCGGCCCGACCACCTGTGGACCCAGCCGCCCAAGACCGAGGAGCCGTTCTCCAGCCCGCGCTCCTGGCACATGCTGTCCGACGCGCTCACCTCGTACGGCGAGGGGGTCGAGGAGGAGACGCTGCGGCTGCTGGCCGGGGGCACCCTCACCGCGGCGCACGCGTCGGGCTTCTGCGCGTACGTGAAGACCGTGCGCCACCGGTACGGCCTCGACGCGATCATCCGGGGCGAGGCGTCCTGGCCCCGCGCGGTCACCGACCGCGACCTGCTCTACTTCTTCGCCGAGACGTTCCGGGCCCGCCTGGTCAAGGAGCTGCCCGCCAGCCGTGAGCACGCCTCCCGCGCGGTACGCGACTTCGCGGTGCGCGCCAAGGGGCTGCTGGTCGAACTGGCCGAGATCTCGCTGGAGTGCGCGCAGCTCGTGGTGGCCGCCGACGACGAGGGCCGGCCGGTGCTGCCCGCGTGGTTCCTGGTCGAGGTCACCCGCGACCTGCCGCGCCTGGTCGCGGCCCGGGTGTGACCGCCCGGTGAGACGCCGTCCCCCGCCGAAGGCCGACCCGAACACGGAGGCCTACACCGAGGCGGTCCAGACCGTGAGCAACCTGCCGATGTTCCGCCCGATGAGCTCCGGCGGGCTGGGCTGGCGGCGCAGCATCCGTACGCACTGGGCGCCGGACGAGGAGCTGGGCCGGGCCCGCGGCTTCGCCCGGGTCGACCCGGACGGGCGGATCACGGTCAACAGCGCCGCGCGCGCCACCGCCGAGGAGTGGACCTGGATCCTCACCCACTGCGTGCTGCACCTGGGCTTCGGCCACCTGGAGCCGGGGCGCCGCACCGACCGGGCCGCCCAGGCCGCGGCCTGCGTGGCGGTGGCCCGCTTCCAGCAGCAGCTGCGGCTCGGCAAGCCGCCGTTCGCGGTCCCGGCCGAGCTGCCCGGCGGTGACGAGGAGCGGATGGCGCAGCTGTGGCGCGACACCGCCGTCCCCGCGGATCTCGGCGCGCTGGGCTGCGGCGGCACCGGGTCCGACCAGGATCCGGCCGGCGTCGTGCCCGAGGACGGGCCGCGCGCCGGGCGGACCGCCGGGCCGCCGCCGCTGACCTGGCCGGAGCTGTTCGCCGTCGGGCTGGCCGCCGCGGCCACCGAGGCGGTGCGCGCGTCAGGCGACCTGCGCACCCGCCCCGACGGCGAGCTCGACCCCGACAGCCCGTGGGAGAAGGCGCGCAGCTGGTTCGTCTCGTCGTACCCGCTGCTGGGAGCCCTCGCCGCCGGTTTCCGGATCGTGGCCGACGTGGAGCTCGCCCGCGCCTGGCAGATCTCCGTCGCGGCGATCGACGCGACCGCCGGGGAGATCTACGTCAACCCGCTGAACAAGCTGTCCGAGCCGCAGTGCCGGTTCGTGCTGGCGCACGAGATGCTGCACGCGGCGCTGCGCCACGGCGAGCGCACCGGCCCGCGCGACCCGTACCTGTGGAACGTCGCCACCGACTTCGTCATCAACGGCTGGCTGGTCGAGATGGGCGTCGGCGAGGTGCCCGACGACCTGCTCCACGACCCGGCGCTCAAGGGCAAGTCCAGCGAGCAGGTGTACGACGAGATCACCACCAACCTGCGCCGCTACCGCAAGCTGGCCACCCTGCGCGGACGCGGCCTCGGCGACATCCTGAACCGCCCGGCCCCGGGCGCCGGGGAGGCCCGGCACGCGGGCGACCTCGACGACTTCTACCGCCGCGCGCTGTGCACCGGCCTGTCGTACCACGAGCAGGGCCGGCGCGGGCTGCTGCCCGCCGGGCTGGTCGCCGAGATCCGGGTGCTGGACAACCCGCCCCCGCCCTGGGACGTGCAGCTGGCGCAGTGGTTCGACCGGTACTTCACCCCGCTGGAGCCGGTGCGCACGTACGCCCGCCCGTCGCGGCGCCAGGCCTCGGCGCCGGACATCCCCCGGCCGGGGCGGTACTACCCCGAGCAGCTGGAGCGGCAGCGCACCTTCGGGGTCGTGCTGGACACCTCCGGCTCGATGAGCGCCGAGCTGATGGGCCGGGCGCTGGGCGCGATCGCGTCGTACGCCCTGGCCCGCGACGTGCCCGCGGCCCGGGTCGTGTTCTGCGACGCGGCCGCCTACGACGCGGGCTACCTGCCGGTCGAGGAGATCGCCGGCCGGGTCCACGTACGCGGCCGCGGCGGCACCGAGCTCCAACCCGGCATCCGCGTCCTCGAACGCGCCGACGACTTCCCCGCCGACGGCCCCATCCTGATCATCACCGACGGCGAGTGCGACGTCCTGCGCGTCCGCCGCGAACACGCCTACCTGATGCCCGCCCACGCCCGCCTCCCCTTCACCCCCCGCGGCCCCGTCTTCGCCCTGCGCTGACCGGCCCGTCGATCATGAACTTATGGCCGTGTTCGACGGTGTGTCCCCACCCCGGCACCGTGATCACCAGGCCAGGGGGGTGAGCGCGGCGGGGAAGGCGGTGGTGGAGACGACCAGGGCGTCGGTGGTGGTAGCGGGTAGGGGGTGGGGGGTCAGGGCGGCGGCGGCCAGGTCGGCCAGGTACACGCCGTACGAGACGGTGCGGCCCTGCCGGTCGGTCACCCGCTGCTCGATCACCATCTCGGTCGCCGAGCGGGCCGACAGCACCCGGACCGACCACGTCTGGCCGGGCGACAGCCGCGGTCCGCGCACCGTGACGGTTCCGCGACCGAGCCGCTGGGTGCCCGGCTCGTAGTAGGCCAGGTCGACCTGCCCCCGCCCGTTGCGCACCACGGCGGACCGGCCCGGCGCCGCCGCACCCGCGTCGAGCCACTGCGGCCGGTCGGACCCGCCGGAGTCGGGCCCGCTCATCGAGCGCTGCCCGCCTTCGCCGTCGAAGACGACGTACGTCGTGCCGCGCACGATCGTGACCACCACCCCGTGGGTCACCTGGTCGAGGTACGTCGCGGCCACCAGGTCGTCGCCCCAGAAGGCCAGGCTGTACCCGTACCGCCCCGGCGACCGGGTCAGCTCGACCGGCGTCGTCCGCAGCGAGCCGGCCTCGACGACCAGCGCGTCGGTGTACCGGTCCGCCGCGGGCGGCACCGCGAAGCGGCTGCCGTCGGCCGACCACACCGGGGTGCCCGGCGACGTGAACGGCAGCTCGACGCGGCGCACCACCCGGTCGGCCAGGCCCATCACCCCGAGCGCCCGGCCGTCGGTCACGGTCGCGCTGCCCAGCCC
This window encodes:
- a CDS encoding ATP-binding protein, with the protein product MHSALTVTPARLPDLLLHVAVVRPVFVWGAPGIGKSSLVRAFAESLGLPCVTLVGTQLAAEDLIGVPELRDGRSRFAPPESIARTEPYCLFLDELNASSPEVQKAFYSLILDRRIGSYELPAGSIVIGAGNRATDNALARPMASALVNRLIHVHLRASATDWLAWAAESAIHPWVLDYLTQRPDHLWTQPPKTEEPFSSPRSWHMLSDALTSYGEGVEEETLRLLAGGTLTAAHASGFCAYVKTVRHRYGLDAIIRGEASWPRAVTDRDLLYFFAETFRARLVKELPASREHASRAVRDFAVRAKGLLVELAEISLECAQLVVAADDEGRPVLPAWFLVEVTRDLPRLVAARV